A window from Pseudomonas kribbensis encodes these proteins:
- a CDS encoding DUF692 domain-containing protein, whose translation MITSCDHASPRTQAALTGLPPRAGLGLKTGHFREVLGSLPDIGFFEVHAENYMVAGGPFHHFLGLIREAYPLSLHGVGLSIGAEGPLDVQHLKRLSALIERYQPHSFSEHLAWSSHGPVFLNDLLPLAYDTPTLNRVCDHIDQVQNTLKRLMLLENPATYLAFERSTIDEADFIREVIRRSGCGLLLDVNNIYVSCINHQRDPLAYLDALPLHAVGEIHLAGFAEDSDSLGDRLLIDDHGAPIDQAVWALYRQALERVGPVATLIERDNQVPAFDVLMAEAQQADELLLCAGGRS comes from the coding sequence ATGATCACTTCCTGCGACCATGCCTCCCCCCGCACTCAGGCAGCCCTCACCGGGCTCCCGCCCCGTGCCGGGCTGGGGCTCAAGACCGGGCACTTTCGTGAAGTGCTCGGTTCTTTACCGGACATCGGTTTCTTCGAAGTCCACGCCGAAAACTACATGGTGGCCGGCGGCCCGTTTCATCACTTTCTGGGTTTGATCCGCGAGGCGTATCCGCTGTCGCTGCATGGCGTCGGCCTGTCCATCGGTGCCGAAGGCCCGCTGGATGTGCAACACCTCAAACGCCTGAGTGCGCTGATCGAGCGCTATCAACCCCACTCCTTTTCCGAACACCTGGCCTGGTCGAGCCACGGCCCGGTGTTTCTCAATGATCTATTGCCCCTGGCCTACGACACGCCGACGCTGAATCGCGTCTGCGATCACATCGACCAGGTGCAGAACACCCTCAAACGCCTGATGCTGCTGGAAAACCCGGCGACCTATCTGGCGTTCGAGCGCTCGACGATCGACGAAGCGGATTTCATCCGTGAAGTCATCCGGCGCAGCGGCTGCGGTCTGTTGCTGGACGTGAACAACATTTATGTCTCGTGCATCAACCATCAGCGCGATCCCCTGGCCTACCTCGACGCACTGCCGCTGCACGCGGTGGGCGAGATTCATCTGGCGGGGTTTGCCGAAGACTCCGACAGCCTCGGTGATCGCTTGCTGATCGACGATCACGGTGCACCGATCGATCAGGCCGTCTGGGCGTTGTACCGACAGGCGCTGGAGCGCGTCGGCCCGGTGGCGACGCTGATCGAACGGGACAATCAGGTGCCGGCCTTCGATGTGCTGATGGCCGAGGCACAACAGGCCGACGAGCTTCTGCTTTGCGCGGGAGGTCGGT
- a CDS encoding DUF2282 domain-containing protein: MTATTRTLSATALVLALGSALSMAAVSTVQAADNSNMEKCFGVAMKGHNDCAAGAGTTCAGTAKMDYQANSWKFVPKGTCTTTESKTSPTGFGQMEAFKAKS; encoded by the coding sequence ATGACTGCTACCACCCGCACCCTGTCCGCCACCGCCCTGGTTCTGGCCCTTGGTTCTGCCCTGAGCATGGCCGCCGTTTCGACCGTCCAGGCTGCCGACAACAGCAACATGGAAAAATGCTTCGGCGTGGCCATGAAAGGTCATAACGACTGCGCCGCCGGCGCCGGCACCACCTGTGCAGGCACGGCGAAAATGGATTACCAGGCCAATTCCTGGAAGTTCGTTCCGAAGGGCACCTGCACCACCACCGAAAGCAAAACCTCGCCGACCGGTTTCGGTCAGATGGAAGCCTTCAAGGCCAAGTCCTGA